From one Gammaproteobacteria bacterium genomic stretch:
- a CDS encoding glycosyltransferase has translation AVKSALAQTYEDMEIIISDDCSTDGSYQRILSTCKLYPNVRRLVLRRNSENLGIVEHLNRLVRLASGRLIVVGAGDDVAMPDKTRRLVQEWKRSGALVFGCNPKVIDAEGIPIGRFYSGNIPESFDCMAMIRRRNAGLFLCAFDRKVFDVFGPLDAEQDLEDQVIPFRASLLRENGIQVINEPLVYYRAHHDSIVASLRFSHNSKPLEVLRRKISGYVLLYRSWLHDLNKIMSVNPDKFLNEKKSLSKRLTIMESIEKVVMGDSISSRLHAWRAGVSSKSVPGYYALPLLALVLFPEFTATMASSFHWFLYLRRPERGV, from the coding sequence GCTGTGAAGAGTGCGTTGGCGCAAACTTATGAAGACATGGAGATTATTATTTCTGATGATTGTTCGACGGATGGTTCTTACCAGCGAATTCTGTCCACATGCAAGCTTTACCCTAATGTTCGGCGCCTCGTTCTTCGCCGAAACTCGGAGAACCTTGGCATAGTTGAGCACCTTAATCGCTTGGTGCGGCTTGCTAGTGGGAGGTTGATCGTCGTCGGGGCTGGGGATGATGTTGCCATGCCTGATAAAACAAGGCGCCTTGTTCAAGAGTGGAAGAGATCAGGTGCCTTAGTGTTTGGGTGCAACCCCAAAGTAATTGATGCTGAAGGAATTCCGATAGGAAGATTTTATTCAGGTAATATCCCAGAGAGTTTCGATTGTATGGCCATGATCAGGCGCAGAAATGCCGGACTATTTCTTTGTGCCTTTGATCGAAAGGTGTTTGATGTGTTCGGCCCCTTGGATGCAGAGCAAGATCTTGAGGATCAGGTAATCCCCTTTCGCGCTTCGCTTCTTCGAGAGAATGGGATACAAGTTATCAATGAGCCATTGGTTTACTACAGGGCCCACCATGATAGCATCGTCGCTTCTTTAAGGTTTTCCCATAACAGCAAGCCGTTAGAGGTGTTAAGAAGAAAGATATCAGGTTACGTGCTGCTGTATCGTAGCTGGCTTCACGATTTGAATAAGATAATGTCGGTTAATCCTGATAAGTTCCTAAATGAGAAAAAGTCGCTTAGCAAGCGACTGACAATTATGGAGTCAATCGAGAAAGTCGTGATGGGCGATAGCATTTCGTCCCGGTTGCATGCTTGGAGAGCAGGGGTGTCGTCTAAGAGCGTTCCCGGTTACTATGCCTTGCCATTACTCGCATTGGTGCTATTTCCGGAGTTCACAGCTACAATGGCAAGTTCTTTTCATTGGTTTCTTTATTTGAGAAGGCCCGAACGCGGAGTATGA